In Acidobacteriota bacterium, the following are encoded in one genomic region:
- a CDS encoding helix-turn-helix domain-containing protein yields the protein MEKNEYITIPQLAKILGISRIAVYQKVKKGQIKSMKIGRSFAIPKKYIVDILGGTLKEEDKKEIDNAVQKTVKEYGEVIKLLGRE from the coding sequence ATGGAGAAAAATGAATATATTACCATTCCTCAGTTAGCTAAAATTTTGGGAATCAGCAGAATTGCTGTTTATCAAAAAGTCAAGAAAGGTCAAATAAAATCTATGAAGATTGGAAGAAGTTTCGCAATACCCAAAAAATACATAGTTGATATTTTAGGTGGAACCTTAAAAGAAGAGGACAAGAAAGAAATTGATAATGCTGTACAAAAGACAGTTAAAGAATATGGAGAAGTGATAAAGCTTTTGGGTAGAGAATAA
- a CDS encoding LapA family protein: protein MQLFLIMTLIVSIITVIFAIQNSEIIGIRFLIWKFKGSLALILLISFGLGIITSLLASIPSVLKNKKKISNLQHRIQEMENQLPEKQPTLESHQNEY from the coding sequence ATGCAACTATTTTTAATAATGACCTTAATTGTTTCTATTATCACAGTAATCTTTGCAATTCAAAACTCTGAAATTATAGGAATCAGATTTCTAATCTGGAAATTCAAAGGTTCTCTTGCATTGATTTTATTAATCTCATTTGGTTTAGGAATTATAACAAGTTTATTAGCATCTATTCCTTCAGTTCTTAAAAATAAAAAGAAAATTTCGAATTTACAGCACCGGATCCAGGAAATGGAAAATCAGTTACCAGAAAAGCAACCAACATTAGAATCTCATCAGAATGAATACTAG
- a CDS encoding ABC transporter ATP-binding protein, with the protein MASFFLIIASLLALPTPYLMKVIIDEVLAEKNLGPLNMIILLLVGIQVAKLIFSFLTNYFFSIFSQETLTRIKKELFHKILSLPLSFFDSQQTGYLLSRIGEVEGLGFFFSNSVVRILIGILEFLFCLWILLYLNWKLTLISLTILPFLYLATRFYSRSIRKTSKEVMEKGANLSKKIQESLSGVEMIKSFSAGERETTKIHTSLDELKETNIKRNIQFTLSSELLSLIGAFGGFVVLWYSGWKIIEGTFTIGTYIAFSAYLAKLYGPTQILATMGLTLQPAITALNRVSELFKLTEEKDEGVRIKEIKGEIEFKDVHFSYDSKKEDVLKGTNLIINPGEKVLIQGPNGSGKSTIVKLILGLYRIDRGKITIDGRDINALSLSSLRERISVVSQNVFLFNDTIKNNILYSRPDARDYEVEEAAKLSGAYEFIMNLDDGFDTIIGETGKKLAGGERKKLSIARAILKDSDIIIFDEATSELDTESERRIENLITERFEDKTCIIISHRKWEANSFDKIYHIKDDKILINLIDSINK; encoded by the coding sequence ATGGCCTCGTTTTTCTTGATAATAGCCTCCCTTCTCGCTCTTCCCACACCCTATCTTATGAAAGTCATCATCGACGAGGTCTTGGCGGAAAAAAATCTCGGCCCCCTCAATATGATTATCCTGCTTCTTGTGGGAATACAGGTCGCTAAACTCATTTTTTCCTTCCTCACCAACTATTTTTTCAGTATCTTCAGCCAGGAAACACTGACCAGAATAAAGAAGGAGCTCTTTCATAAAATACTCAGTCTTCCCCTTTCATTCTTTGATTCTCAGCAGACAGGCTATCTTCTATCCAGAATAGGAGAGGTAGAAGGGCTTGGATTTTTCTTCTCTAATTCTGTCGTGAGAATACTCATTGGAATCCTTGAGTTTTTATTCTGCCTATGGATTCTTCTTTATTTAAATTGGAAGCTTACTCTTATATCCCTGACAATTCTTCCATTTCTCTATCTTGCAACCCGATTCTATTCAAGATCCATAAGGAAAACAAGTAAAGAGGTAATGGAGAAAGGAGCAAATCTTTCAAAAAAGATTCAAGAGTCTTTGTCAGGGGTTGAAATGATTAAATCTTTTTCAGCAGGAGAAAGAGAGACAACAAAAATTCATACCTCTTTGGATGAGCTAAAGGAGACAAACATAAAAAGAAATATCCAATTTACTCTCTCCTCAGAGCTTCTCTCTTTAATAGGAGCCTTTGGAGGATTTGTTGTTCTATGGTACTCAGGGTGGAAGATAATTGAAGGGACATTTACTATAGGAACATACATTGCATTTTCAGCTTATTTAGCAAAACTCTATGGGCCAACTCAGATTTTAGCAACAATGGGACTTACCCTTCAGCCTGCAATAACAGCTTTAAACAGAGTCTCAGAGCTATTTAAGTTAACAGAAGAGAAGGATGAAGGAGTAAGGATTAAAGAGATAAAAGGAGAGATTGAATTCAAAGATGTTCATTTCTCATATGATAGTAAAAAAGAGGATGTTCTGAAAGGAACAAATCTCATAATTAATCCAGGTGAGAAGGTTTTGATTCAAGGACCAAATGGCTCAGGGAAAAGCACAATTGTTAAGCTAATCCTTGGGCTTTATAGAATAGATAGAGGGAAGATAACCATAGATGGCAGAGATATAAATGCACTCTCCCTCTCCTCTCTAAGAGAAAGAATCTCAGTTGTCTCTCAAAATGTATTTCTTTTTAATGACACAATAAAAAACAACATCCTCTACAGCAGACCTGATGCAAGAGATTATGAAGTGGAGGAGGCAGCAAAACTTTCTGGAGCATACGAATTTATAATGAATCTTGATGATGGATTTGATACTATAATTGGAGAAACAGGAAAGAAGCTTGCAGGAGGAGAGAGAAAGAAGCTCTCCATTGCAAGGGCAATCCTTAAGGACTCTGACATAATAATATTTGATGAGGCAACCTCAGAACTTGATACAGAATCAGAAAGAAGAATTGAAAATCTTATAACTGAAAGATTCGAAGACAAAACCTGTATAATAATTTCTCATAGGAAGTGGGAAGCCAATTCATTCGACAAAATATATCACATAAAGGATGATAAAATCTTGATAAACCTTATTGATTCAATCAATAAATAA
- a CDS encoding 6-bladed beta-propeller: MERIVKDGVEVVVNHLEPYKIGNKRSFTLEEIFKINTEETEIANLGIADIRGFEVNSLGEIFILRTISGEGDFVFKFDRNGGFVKSFGPQGQGPGEIQIPHHIALDSEDNILVTDSGRRILLKYDKEGVFIKDYEMKRGKIVVTSGPQKNLLVLENLFDPETRKQLFFLKLLNSDFEEINVIDKFTFEMPREMKFRATEPLFCWSTSHDNIYVAKEDRGYEIWVYDFNGKLRCKIHKEYRKISISENYKTKILNSFPEGMRNMAYFPEFHPPFQSLVAGDSGMLLVPTFEEGNNPREFLCDIFNEEGVFIGRKSLNVYVWEGHLWAHIKANKFYCLKEKDSGYKEFVVYDMKWE; the protein is encoded by the coding sequence GTGGAAAGAATTGTAAAAGATGGTGTGGAAGTGGTTGTCAACCATTTGGAACCATACAAAATCGGTAATAAAAGATCATTTACTTTGGAAGAAATCTTTAAAATTAATACTGAAGAAACTGAAATAGCAAATCTTGGAATCGCTGATATCCGGGGCTTTGAAGTCAATTCTTTGGGGGAGATATTTATTTTAAGAACCATAAGTGGAGAAGGAGATTTTGTTTTTAAGTTTGATAGAAATGGAGGATTTGTAAAATCATTTGGGCCTCAAGGCCAAGGACCTGGAGAAATACAGATTCCTCATCACATTGCATTAGACAGTGAAGATAATATTTTGGTTACCGATTCTGGAAGACGAATACTACTCAAATATGACAAAGAAGGCGTTTTTATCAAAGATTATGAAATGAAAAGAGGAAAGATCGTTGTTACTTCTGGTCCACAAAAAAATTTGCTTGTACTGGAAAATTTATTTGATCCTGAAACTAGAAAGCAATTATTTTTCTTAAAATTGCTAAATTCTGATTTTGAGGAAATCAATGTTATTGATAAATTTACCTTTGAGATGCCCAGAGAGATGAAATTCAGAGCAACAGAGCCTTTATTCTGCTGGAGTACATCACATGATAATATCTATGTTGCAAAAGAAGATAGAGGATATGAAATTTGGGTATATGATTTCAATGGGAAATTGAGATGTAAGATACACAAAGAATACAGAAAAATATCAATTTCTGAAAACTATAAAACGAAGATATTAAATTCATTTCCAGAGGGGATGAGAAATATGGCATATTTCCCTGAGTTCCATCCTCCTTTTCAATCCTTGGTTGCTGGAGATAGTGGAATGCTTTTGGTGCCCACTTTTGAAGAAGGGAATAATCCCAGAGAATTTCTGTGTGATATATTCAATGAAGAAGGTGTTTTTATTGGAAGAAAAAGCTTAAATGTCTATGTTTGGGAAGGTCATTTATGGGCACACATTAAAGCCAATAAATTCTACTGTCTTAAAGAGAAGGATTCAGGATATAAAGAATTTGTTGTATACGACATGAAATGGGAATAA